A genomic region of Oceaniferula marina contains the following coding sequences:
- a CDS encoding DUF502 domain-containing protein translates to MIDLEVTLNQHAMDPLDEDEIIRQQTLSRHPLLRKVVGFLLRGLAAVIPIVGTIWLLVIVYKVLMRVGDAMLGMALKTLNLMRSGPDLVSGDFAFHGSNFLRFLMPVILLLLIGFGVASKPGHRLLHWLDSGMQRLPYLGYIYSALKQFVDAVRDLGGDRKFKSVAYVEYPSPGCRMLSFVTGNYHDRQTGKDVTSVFIPTSPNPMTGFVIIVDDDKVEDSEMSLEEATKMVLSAGLVAPASFVENPDPGSRANKED, encoded by the coding sequence TTGATTGACCTCGAAGTCACGCTCAATCAGCACGCAATGGACCCACTTGACGAAGACGAAATCATCAGGCAGCAGACCCTGAGTCGGCACCCTTTGCTGCGCAAGGTGGTTGGGTTTTTATTACGTGGTTTGGCGGCCGTGATTCCCATTGTAGGAACCATCTGGTTGTTGGTGATCGTCTATAAAGTGCTCATGAGGGTTGGTGATGCCATGCTGGGCATGGCACTCAAGACACTGAATTTGATGCGTAGCGGACCGGATCTGGTGTCGGGGGACTTTGCTTTTCACGGGTCGAATTTTCTACGCTTTCTCATGCCGGTGATTCTGCTGTTGCTGATCGGTTTTGGCGTCGCGAGCAAACCGGGGCATCGACTGCTTCACTGGCTTGACAGTGGCATGCAGCGCTTGCCATATCTGGGTTATATTTATTCGGCATTGAAACAATTTGTTGATGCTGTGCGAGACCTTGGGGGCGACCGAAAATTTAAAAGTGTCGCTTATGTCGAATACCCAAGTCCGGGGTGCCGGATGTTGAGCTTCGTAACTGGCAATTATCATGACCGGCAGACAGGCAAGGATGTGACATCGGTGTTTATTCCGACCAGCCCCAACCCGATGACGGGCTTTGTGATCATTGTCGATGATGACAAGGTGGAGGATAGTGAGATGAGTCTCGAAGAAGCAACCAAGATGGTTTTGTCCGCAGGTTTGGTTGCCCCGGCGTCTTTTGTCGAAAATCCGGATCCGGGATCCAGGGCAAACAAGGAGGATTAA